In Sulfitobacter albidus, the following proteins share a genomic window:
- a CDS encoding 50S ribosomal protein L25/general stress protein Ctc: MAGEIPDLEAQERTGTGKGAARQARRDGMVPGIVFGGDKEPLPINIPFNKLLTMLRKGRFKSTLFNMKVEGHEDVRVICRDVQRHVVKDLPTHVDFLRLRRTTKINLFINVEVSGEEECPGLKAGGVLTLVRPEVELVVTAADIPESITVDISGLEIGDSATIANVKLPAGAKPTIDRDFVIAQISAPSGLASQSDDEDEDVAADEVPTTEMDPPNGEQADD, from the coding sequence ATGGCCGGAGAGATTCCAGATCTTGAAGCCCAGGAACGGACGGGGACAGGCAAGGGCGCCGCTCGTCAGGCACGCCGTGACGGCATGGTTCCGGGGATCGTTTTTGGTGGTGACAAAGAGCCGCTGCCGATCAACATCCCGTTCAACAAGCTGCTGACAATGCTGCGCAAGGGTCGATTCAAATCCACCCTGTTCAACATGAAGGTCGAAGGCCACGAGGACGTGCGGGTCATCTGCCGCGACGTTCAGCGCCACGTGGTCAAGGACCTGCCGACGCATGTCGATTTCCTGCGCCTGCGCCGCACCACAAAGATCAACCTGTTCATCAACGTCGAGGTTTCCGGCGAAGAGGAATGCCCCGGCCTGAAGGCGGGCGGTGTTCTGACGCTGGTGCGTCCCGAGGTTGAGCTGGTCGTGACCGCCGCCGACATCCCCGAATCGATCACCGTCGATATTTCGGGTCTGGAGATCGGCGACAGCGCGACCATCGCCAACGTGAAGCTGCCCGCAGGGGCCAAGCCGACGATCGACCGTGATTTCGTGATCGCCCAGATCTCGGCGCCGTCCGGTCTGGCCTCGCAATCGGACGACGAGGACGAGGATGTGGCCGCCGACGAAGTGCCCACAACCGAGATGGATCCCCCCAACGGCGAGCAAGCCGACGATTGA
- the pth gene encoding aminoacyl-tRNA hydrolase translates to MKLIVGLGNPGAKYARHRHNIGFMALDRIAADHGFAPWKGKHQGSISEGRFGADRCALLKPETFMNRSGDSVQAAAAFFKIGPEDIIVLHDEIDLAPGKVKFKQGGGHAGHNGLRSIHGHLGAEYARVRLGVGHPGHKDRVPGYVLHDFAKADEDWLDDVLRGVSDGAPHLAAGDGAKFMNAVAQRIAPSRPSTGTKGPARAPQAAPPKQDPPAEEARSPMQRLLDRFK, encoded by the coding sequence ATGAAACTGATTGTCGGGCTGGGCAATCCGGGCGCGAAATACGCCCGCCACCGTCACAACATCGGCTTCATGGCGCTGGACCGCATCGCGGCGGATCACGGCTTTGCCCCGTGGAAGGGCAAGCATCAGGGCAGCATCAGCGAGGGGCGCTTTGGCGCGGACCGCTGTGCGCTCCTGAAGCCCGAGACATTCATGAACCGCTCGGGCGACAGCGTGCAGGCGGCGGCGGCGTTCTTCAAGATCGGGCCGGAGGACATCATCGTGCTGCACGACGAGATTGATCTGGCGCCCGGCAAGGTCAAGTTCAAGCAGGGCGGCGGGCACGCGGGCCACAACGGGCTGCGCTCGATTCACGGGCATCTGGGCGCGGAGTACGCGCGCGTGCGGCTGGGCGTCGGCCATCCGGGCCACAAGGACCGCGTGCCGGGCTACGTGCTGCATGATTTTGCGAAGGCCGATGAGGATTGGCTGGACGACGTGCTGCGCGGGGTCTCTGACGGGGCGCCGCATCTGGCGGCGGGCGACGGTGCCAAATTCATGAACGCGGTGGCGCAGCGGATCGCGCCATCGCGCCCCTCGACCGGCACCAAGGGGCCCGCAAGGGCGCCTCAGGCCGCTCCCCCGAAACAAGACCCCCCGGCCGAGGAGGCCAGATCCCCGATGCAAAGATTATTGGACCGTTTCAAGTGA